atcactgctggagcctcgcgatgTATAGCATGAAAAGTAGTAATGCAGTACCTcgataggcaccctgcagtgatgtcaattgaattaatggtttatcaatgcgaaaagacatacccctattaaactgctaataaatattttgccttataagatacgaagtttaggtcttcgacaaagttgttcagcggaaaatttccctcaggaattttataaattggcacaaaaaccaccagctggctcggctccacagaagaaacaaaaacgatgttgatttttcagtactaaatattcaattttcccatacaaacctaaaagttcaaatttactcatgtaaacgttacttaaaaattctgcaaaaaatcatggatgagttttggaccaacacgaagcttttaagaccccggggtttgagaaattcaaaaatgaccccaaatcgactcagtctattgtgtCATGGAATATTAAATCAATCCTAAAGTTATAATCTTATGAAAAGGGGAGATGTGGTGATACATCTGTACTCTGATATATGTGACTTCTGTTCTGACTGACTTGAAATGAGTGTGTAATAAACAACAATACTGTTTACCAATAATCTGAACGCGTGTGTTTCTTTTTCGGATATCAAGTATCACAGtaatatttagaaattttatttatttcagagAGTACATTGCTCATACTTAAATCTTAGATCTTCAATAAACACACATAAAACTGGCTGATAAAAtggtgtaaatattttttttccaaaatgtttttgGTTTTGTCATAAGAATGTTCAGATTCCAACGGCTGTGCATGGCTCcctattttccaaagttttcaatCTGCTAATGAAAGTCCTGCATCGGCAATAGTTTCTACTGCCTTGCTTCCGATGATTCCACCGGTTATTCCACCGACAATTGCTCCAACAACTGCTCCTACCGGACCGCCCACAACAATACCAACCGGTCCAAAAACTGCTCCTATGGCTGCTCCAGCTTGTGCTCCACCCCAAGCTCCACCCGCACCACCGGCAAATCCACCACCCCAGGAACCACTGGCCGATGCGGCGGTCTTGATCGTTTTAACGAGCGCTTTACGGGTTCGCTTGACATCCCTCAGAACCGTTTCCAGATGCTCCAAAGTTTCTCGAATTTCCTTCCGTTCGGCAGCACTGTTGGAAGACTTCAAGCTgatcttcaatttttcaatagccTCCTGAAGTTCCGCTATTATCGCGGATGCGTTATCCCTGATGTAGAGATCATCCTTGAAGGCAGAACCAATACGCCAAGTGTCAATCACAACAGCTACAACGGTTAGCGTAATGCCGGCATATTTTAACACTTTGCTAGCGACCTGTGCTCCTGAAACGACATCCTTCGAAACGTTAATGTGCGGATTTGCCTTGTTGGGGAAGCCCTTCGGGTCGATGTTTATGTGTGGTGGTTTACCGGTGTTCAAGCCGGTGTCAAAACGAATAACTGAACGTCCtgtaaaaaagataaattcttcttcttcttcttcttcctctaGTCGTGGATTTCTTCGAAGATCCACTGAATGGACCGGTGACTAAGACCATATATCCAGCGTTTTCTGTGACGGCCCACCCCGTCAATATGTTgtcttcattttaattttgatgttcaAATTTTAGTGTTTGTTTGGTTTAGAAATTCAACTACTTCTTTAAGCAATGCTAGGTCTTTCATTTTTAGTAATTCTGATAggttttggaatttggaattgaaGCTAAATTTAGCTCGAATAGAATTGTAACGGTTACATTGTAAAATAATGTGTTCTGCATTTTCGGGTTGGAGGCATAAATCGCAATTTGGATTGTCAGTAAGTTTCATTTTGAAGAGCCAGTATTTGCTGTTGTCGTGCCCTGACATGAGCCTGTTTATTGTACGTGTTTCTATGTTCGTTAGATCTTTTTTATAGTACCATGGTTTCTCATTAAAGTGGTCTTGAATGTGATAGAACTTTTTCCCTTTTGAGAGATGCTCAGCATAGTTTTTGTACCATTCattagttttatgatttttgagatttttgaaatgtaagTATGCATCTTTTAGCATTAGAATATTAGAGATTTTTCCAACGTCCGCTTTCTCTGCACCTTCTTTGGCCAGTTCATCAGCGATATCGTTTCCAACAAGTCCTATGTGGCTTGGGATCCATTGCACAGTAatatcttgtttttcacaaGCTTCGTTAATGTTGTCAATTATTGCACTGCAGTGTTTTGTATTCAAACTGTTCTCTAGCACTTTGCATGACGAAAGTGAGTCAGTTAGAATGACTGATTTTTGCAGTCCTGAACGTGTGATTTCGTCTACTGCAATACGTATTGCTATTATTTCAGCCGTCATGATGCAGGTTTCTTTTTCGAGTTTAAGAGAGATTTTGCGTTTGTTCGTTTCTAGGTAAATACCTACTCCACAACTGTTGCTGGTTTTGGATGCATCCGTGTAAACTCGGTGATGGTTTTGATATTTACTAACAAGAATACCCAGCACCGATTGTTTGAGGATTCTGGTGTTCGTATTAGATTTTGTAGTTCGGATTCCTATGTCGGTTGATATCGATACATTTCTTATAGGTGTCTGAATCATGGGACTTATGCTTTCGAAAATTTCTCTATGTTCAAGAAACAGTTGTTCCATGAAGCTTAACTTTCGTAGGTCTCCATTGTAATCAATAACTTTCACAAGTTGACTGTAGAGCGGATTTTTGTAGTAGATGGCCTTTGCTATTTCTTTATTGGCCACGTAGTTGCTTCGGAACTCCCATGGTTCCTGGGCTGCTATCGCTAGAAGAGTGTTTCGAGGTGTGGTTTTGCAACAACCTGTTGACTTTCGTAGGCCTGCATTTAACGTGACTTGAATTTTGTCTTTGTGTGTTTGGCTAGTGTTATTTATTATCGTGGATCCATACTCTGCGTAGCTGCGAAGAAGACCATTATACACAAGAGTCATCGTTTGTGGGTGACCCCCTCCCCGAGCTCCGCtaataattttcaacattttgagtCGTTCTTGTATACTTTGTTGGACTTGTCTTATATGTCCTCCAAACTTAAGAAACCGATCAATTTGGATTCCAAGGTACTTATGAGTCGTTGTTATTTCTAGTTGTTGATTGCCTACGTTAATGTTCAGCTTCTTTCGACCGCCATGAAAAAGGATTACTTTCGTTTTGGTAGGGTTAACTTGTAGATTTAGATTCATGGCCTTTGTCACAAACCTCGTGAGTTGTTGTTGGGCTTTGATTTCTACTTGCTCAATCGTCTTTGCTCTGGTAATCAACGCGAAATCGTCGGCAAACTGTAACAACGTGGTGTTTTCGTCGTCCAATATATGGAGACCTGTGGTGTATAGGTTAAACAGCGTGGGAGACAGCACATCCCCTTGGGGTAAACCATTGCTAATGATTCTAGAAACTTGTTGCTGCCCCACCTGCATGCTTAGCTGTCTGTTTCGCAAGAAGGATTCTACCCaggtaacaatttcaaatggaaatttcTGGAATATCATTATTTCTACTAGTTTGGTGGTTCTTATAGCGTTGAAAGCATTAGATAAATCTATAAAAGTAGCTGTTGTAATAAATCCTTTTCTCTTGTTTTCCTTGATGGTGTTTATTAAATAATTAACGCACGTTGAAGTCGAAAGTCTTTGTCTAAACCCAAACGATAACTGAGGTAGTACGGCATGTGCTTCAATATGTTCCTGAATCTTAACCAGAACCGCACTGTTAATTATTTTAGTTAAAGTTGGTACCAGTGAGATTGGTCTTTTCCCTTCAATGGTGGACTGGTCCTTGCCAGGTTTTGGAATAGCGATCACCTTAATTTCTTTAAGACGGGCAGATAGGGATCCTGATATaaacattttattcaaatcgTCGATAATGACGTCTCTAACGcatgattttagttttttcagcATTCCATACGTAATCAGGTCACTAGATGGGGCTGAATTTGATCGCTTTTTAGAAAGAATGTTTTCCCATGTTTCTGAGTTAATTAGGCTGTAATTGCAGACAGGCCCAAACGACGCAGGTGTATCCATATCGACATCGTTCTTCCCGAAGTGCAAATCTAAAAATTGATCAGCCATTCGAAAATCTTCCTGGACTGGATTATTtaccctttttttgtttttgtttccagCTATTCTGTTGATCTTTATCCACAGTTCTTTTGAACTGCATTGTGGATCTATACTGGCAgcaaagttttcaatatttttccgaGTTGCCTCTTTCTTTTTACGAAGAAATATCGCTCTTGTTCGTCTGACAATGATAGCATTTTCAAGTGTActgttattattaaaattttttagtgcCTCGGTTTTGCGTATCCACGATTCTTCAACCTGTTTATCCCACCATTGTTTCGGAatgtatttacttttttttgtgtttcttttGATActctcttttattttatttctgagaCCTTCTAAATTAAGGATTTCCTCACTCTCTAATTTAGAAATATCTTCATAAATTTTCGTGTGGTTAGTAAAATATTGTGACTCATTGTGTTTTTCGTTGGTAACATTTACTTCGATAAGTAAGTGTTCACTGCATCCTATTGTTTGCTGATGTaatttccactgaacaacttggAGAAGGCTTGCTGAACATAACGTAATGTCAATAGCAGTCGCTCTCCTACCCGATTCTAATGGTTTGAATGTTTTTTCGCCAGTATTTAGTAACAGCATGTCCGAATAGTTAATCATACTCATAAGCAGCGAGCCTTTCAAATCAGTTTTATCGTCACCCCACGCCGTGtgatgacaatttacatcaccTCCGAAAATAACTCTTCTATACTGGCTGAGTTGAAGGAAAATCGAATGCATACTAGTCTCAAAGTCGGTTCTATCAATGGAAGGTGCGACATATACTGCCGCTACCACTAGATCTAGTTTAATAAGTTTGATCGCTACGAGTTGAATGTTGTCACATGGGACTGACGTGGATAGCCTGAGGTAATTTAGCTTGTTACTCAGCAAAATTCCTACACCACCATAACTGTCGTGCCTCGATTCGAGTATTTTATGGAACCCAATAATATTGTATGCTCTACTAGTTTCTTCTCCCGGTTTGGTCCAAGTTTCTGATAGAATAGCGATTGTAAAGTTATCCTCCGAAAGTATCCGGAGAATTTCATCTTTATTCTTGGTTAAACTTTGAACATTTGCTTGTAATATTTTCATGATTGTATCATTAGCATTGCTTTTTATTATCTTTAAGAATTTCTAAACTTTTTGGATTAATTTCTCCTTTACCTATCATATCATTAATGAAAGACGAAAACTTTTCTCTGTGTGTGCCGTCATCGAGACGAAGCTGTTTGCTCGATGATGGGGTGGGCTCGTTATCTTTACTGGATATGGTCTTACCTGGTTGTATTTTCCGTAGATTTGCTTTAAATCGTTCTGCTTCCGTGGTCCTGTATTTATTGAACAGTGCAAACGGTGCTTGTTGGTGTTCGGTTTTGTCCTTccttttgttttcaaacatGGACACCTGGTCGCTGATGAGTGTCGGATTGGTTTTTTCTGCTTCTCGTTTACGATGAACAATTCTGCTTTCCTGCCTCTTTTGCTGAAATTTCCCAGCCGTCATACTAGCGTATGATTCTTGTGGGGTCGGGTCTTGAGCTGCATCCACGAGTGCCTCGTAATAATTCTGCGTCTTCGTCGGGAACTGTTCGATGACTTCGACAGAAGTCAGGTTGGTGCGAGCCAAAATCGCCTGTATGTTGTTCTGACGAGCTCGTTCAGGGCAGTTCACATCTGTGGTTGGATGGTCAGTTCGACAGTGGTAACATTTGGTTCCTTGTGAGCAGTTGTTATATTCTACGATATTTGTGtggatttttgaacatttttgacatctcCTTTTTCCCTTGCAATTTTCAGTGCGGTGGTTATAACGAAGGCAGTTTAAACAAATATAAGTTTTTCTAAAGAAGGGGCGTACCTTCATCGAGCAGTGAAAAACTTTAACGGAATCCGGTAACTTGTTTGTTCTAAACAGAACACTTACCCGCTGCGTTggttcctttttttccttttcctcaACCCACCTTGTGAGTCGTTGCACTTTCATTATTTGGTATTCACATTCTATTCCCTCCAAAAAATCTTCTTCCGAGATGTCTAAGGGGACGTCCGCAATAACTCCTGCAACTGCTATCAGGTGCTGGGGAATGTAAGCTCTGTAGTTTTTTTCCTTGAGACTGTCTTCAACTGTAAGCCGGTTTGCTAATTGGTAATTGTTGAGATAAACCATAATTTTGTGTTTTCCTACGTTTTTTAGGTCGATTATGTGGGCTTTAAACAACATCATTTTACGTAATGTGTTAGCAAGCGATAATTTGTTGATTTGGTTACCATCATTTCTGTCGATTTTCTCAACCAATACCCTGAACGGCCCTTGATCCCCAGCCGTATATtggtaattaattttttctttaattttttctttaattttttccgcCGGTAAACGTCCAACGGGATTTTGTGGGTGAGCCATATCTTGATCCTCCGGTAAAGAATATTGTTCTGGAACGTTCGCCATTTTATTTTCCttgcattttcattttttcgattctCAATATAACCTCACTTTCCCACTTCACTCTCACTGGCGTCTCTATCGCCCGATTTGGCGTTAAAATAGTTAGCTTTTTCCTATTTAATACTATTTCACAAACTGTTCTTAACTTTGAAAccgtttcaaataatatttccgACTCGAAACACCGTTTTTTGctcgaattttgaatataaattcccGAAATCACGTTAGATCAACTTGTCGCACGAAAATCTACACTCCGAGAAACCgaaaaacgtttttgaattcagaatttgattttcaaatttactgaTATAAGAACACTTTTCGCTCCATTCGTAAATGCACACGAGTAACGCAAAGCTGAATGCTTACTGAAGATAAATTCATGTGATGATTTCAATACCATTCGTATTTAAAGTGTGCCATAAAGACCGCCATACATTACAAAAATGGCGTGTGCAAACTCGATAATTCTACGACGACTGTTTGATTCTATGCCTgaccacacacgatacaaacatatttcgcgTGCGCATAAGCAATCGCAGTCGAAAACAGCAACTACCACAAAAAAGAACTCTACCTCGGCTGGGACTGAGAAAATGGCCTGAATTTTGTACAGGCAGCACAATACACCATACCATGCCACAAAGGgttatttgtacaaaaaaattcGACGAGATGTTACTCAAACCATACActcgctcattcaagcagtgccaatttcatagaatttcatcgcatttgtacaaatgttgtgtaatGTAAAGACCGCTTTAGTTTCAGCACATTTGCACGAATACGTTGAAATTATGTCGCTACgaatacgatttgcatcgtgtatggcactgtttGGATAAAAGCGTAATCGAGTTGCGTGAAATGTTTGTAGGATAGGAAGTGAATGACCCCATAGGTGTTAAAATCGatcaaataaatgaatttaaaaaaagtgaaatgttTAAGTATCTAAAATTTTTGTGCAATCACCCTATGTGGCATGGTGTATGATGTTGCTTGTACAAATTGAAAGccatttaaagggtgatacggtcaaagtttggtcaatatcaacttgacttatttctttcaattttggatttaaaaaacctgaaccctcattttgaaggtgtgtgtgtgtagaatgttggtcctattttgattttggaactcactcttcagttgtcaaaatgccgtccatggaagaagagcagcgtatcaaaaattcgcacgcgcatcgcgaaaatccgagctactagCATGCAAAGCTGGCAATATCGCTAAAAGTTaccaaatcaaccattacaaatgtaatttaagtgtttggggaacgtttgtcgacagccaggaagtcttgatcgggggaaatcgaaaaccggaagctactgaggcgacaaagagagttgccggtagtttcaagcgaaacccttacctctctctccgagatgccgcaaataagctgggtgtatcgtctacaaccgtgcatcgagccaaaaaacgagccggactatcgacttacaagaaggtagtgactccaaatcgcgatgataaacataatacgacggccaaagcgcgatcccggaggctgtacacgacgatgctgacgaagtttgactgcgtggtaatggacgacgaaacctacgtcaaagccgactacaagcagcttccgggacaagagttttatacggcgaaaggaaggggaaaggtagcaaatattttcaagcaaatgaaactgtcaaagttcgcgaagaaatatttggtttggcaagccatccgTACctttggcttgaaaagcagcattttcatagcttccgggactgtcaaccaagaaatttacgtgaaagagtgtttgaataaacgtctgctgcctttcctgaagaaacacggttgttccgtactgttttggccaaatttggcatcttgccattactgtaaaaaggccatggagtggtacgccgccaacaacgtgcaggtggttcccaaggacaaaaacccttccaacacgccagagctccgcccaattgagaaatactgggctattgtcaagcggaacctaaagaagaccaaaaaaactgctaaggacgagcagcagttcaaggcaaactggctttctgtggcgaagaaggtggacaaggtggctgtacaaaatctgatggcaggggttaagcgtaaggcccggcaatt
This sequence is a window from Uranotaenia lowii strain MFRU-FL chromosome 3, ASM2978415v1, whole genome shotgun sequence. Protein-coding genes within it:
- the LOC129751244 gene encoding single-stranded DNA-binding protein 1-like isoform X2; amino-acid sequence: MQTQQGPIESSEGRSVIRFDTGLNTGKPPHINIDPKGFPNKANPHINVSKDVVSGAQVASKVLKYAGITLTVVAVVIDTWRIGSAFKDDLYIRDNASAIIAELQEAIEKLKISLKSSNSAAERKEIRETLEHLETVLRDVKRTRKALVKTIKTAASASGSWGGGFAGGAGGAWGGAQAGAAIGAVFGPVGIVVGGPVGAVVGAIVGGITGGIIGSKAVETIADAGLSLAD
- the LOC129751244 gene encoding uncharacterized protein LOC129751244 isoform X1; amino-acid sequence: MTDTENITEAENRTTVDARCILTSARAGEFAQTRFTLLKPKHLSKETVAGIRDMSMGQVKNGKHVGRSVIRFDTGLNTGKPPHINIDPKGFPNKANPHINVSKDVVSGAQVASKVLKYAGITLTVVAVVIDTWRIGSAFKDDLYIRDNASAIIAELQEAIEKLKISLKSSNSAAERKEIRETLEHLETVLRDVKRTRKALVKTIKTAASASGSWGGGFAGGAGGAWGGAQAGAAIGAVFGPVGIVVGGPVGAVVGAIVGGITGGIIGSKAVETIADAGLSLAD